The genomic segment ATTTGCCGCCAAAGCGGCGAACGCGCGCCGCCGCCGGAAACCCGCACGTCGGCGGCGATCAAGCCCAGTTCGCGGATCAACTCGAAGGAATCGCGCAGGCCGAAACAGACGCCTTCCAGCACCGCGCGGATCGTATGCGCCTTTTCGTGGCGCAACGAAAGGCCGAGGAAAGCCCCGCGCGCCCGCGGGTCCGGGTGCGGCGTCCGTTCGCCCGAAAGGTAAGGCAGAAACAACAGCCCCTCGCAGCCCGGCGGCGCCTTCGCCGCTTCCGCCGTCATCAGCTCATACGGGTCGACGCCCAGGGTCGCCGCCGCCGTTTTCTCCTGCTTGCCGAACACGTCCCGGTACCAGCGAAAACTGCCGCCCGCCGCCAGCATGACGCCCATTACGTGCCACAAACCGGGAGCCGCGTGGCAGAACGTATGCAGCCGCCCGCGCGCATCCACGAGCGGCCGGGCGGTCGGCGCAAAAACCACTCCCGATGTCCCGAGCGAAACGGCCACCCGCCCTTCGCGGTAGAGCCCGGTGCCGATCGCCTGCGACGCCTGGTCCCCGCCGCCGGCGACCACGGGCGTCCCGGCGGTCAGACCGGTAGCCGCCGCGGCCTTGGCGTGAATCCGCCCGGCGACGGCCGTCGATTCGACGCTCGGCGGCGCCCAGGCGCGCGGAATGCGGGTGGCGTTGAACATATCATCGGACCAGCGGCGCCGCGCCACGTCGAATAACGACGTGCCGGAAGCGTCGGACACCTCGGTGGTCATTTCGCCGGTCAGGCGATAGCGGACGTAGTCCTTCGGCAAAAGAAACCGCGCGGTTCGGTGAAAGATCTCCGGCTCGTGTTCGCGGACCCACAGCAGTTTGGGGAGTGTGAATCCGGGTAAAACCGGGTTGCCGGTCCAGGCCAGCAAGGTTTCCAGGCCCAGTTGCCGCGTCAGCGTGTCGCATTGCGGACCGGTTCGCTGATCGTTCCATAAGATGGCTGGGCGCAGCACCTCGCCGGCCTGGTCCAGTAACACCAGCCCGTGCATCTGCCCCGACAGCCCGAGGCCCGCCACCTCGGCCGCGCGAACCCGCCCCTTGGTCAGCACCTCGCGCAGACAGGCGACGGCCCCCAGCCACCAATGCTCGGGATCCTGTTCCGCCCACAGCGGTTGCGGCGTCGCCAGCGGATAGGCCGAAGTCGCGGCGGCGATTTCCCGGCCGGTCTCGTCGATCAGCACGGCCTTGGCCGCCGAGGTCCCGATATCGATCCCCACCAGGCAGTTCATTGCTTCGCCCTAACTACGAGGCAGTGGCGGCAGCGGCGACAACCGTTGCGGATGCAGCGCCCGCATCCGGATCAGGTAGCTTTCCAGCCAGCCCCGCGCTTTGTCGGGATGGTTGACGGCCCAGACCACCCGTTCGTGATCGAGGTGATTGACGCGGTCGTTCGCGGCGCGAATCGCATCCATCGAGTTGACGATCGCCGGCGCGGG from the Myxococcales bacterium genome contains:
- the xylB gene encoding xylulokinase; translation: MNCLVGIDIGTSAAKAVLIDETGREIAAATSAYPLATPQPLWAEQDPEHWWLGAVACLREVLTKGRVRAAEVAGLGLSGQMHGLVLLDQAGEVLRPAILWNDQRTGPQCDTLTRQLGLETLLAWTGNPVLPGFTLPKLLWVREHEPEIFHRTARFLLPKDYVRYRLTGEMTTEVSDASGTSLFDVARRRWSDDMFNATRIPRAWAPPSVESTAVAGRIHAKAAAATGLTAGTPVVAGGGDQASQAIGTGLYREGRVAVSLGTSGVVFAPTARPLVDARGRLHTFCHAAPGLWHVMGVMLAAGGSFRWYRDVFGKQEKTAAATLGVDPYELMTAEAAKAPPGCEGLLFLPYLSGERTPHPDPRARGAFLGLSLRHEKAHTIRAVLEGVCFGLRDSFELIRELGLIAADVRVSGGGARSPLWRQILADVLATPVATINIVEGASLGAALLAGVGVGLFPDVGAACELAVREGERHQPRPAETQTYRDLYRVYRDLYPTLRPVFEALAAN